A single window of Xiphophorus hellerii strain 12219 chromosome 12, Xiphophorus_hellerii-4.1, whole genome shotgun sequence DNA harbors:
- the mmp11a gene encoding stromelysin-3 translates to MRTSLVVCFCVFALQCFQSMLGAPVRGAGRYKAAPASEKSPDLKKRGKAPHLQGSVKEASPSTNASNTWNRPRCGVPDFPNQKELQYQGRHRQRRFVLHGGRFDKKDLTYKIERFPWQMDEEKVRRVIREAVKIWSDVTPLTFTEVRRGIADIRIDFSSYWHGDNLPFDGPGGILAHAFFPKTHRQGDIHFDYDESWTLGNYMGTDLLQVAAHEFGHVLGLQHSRKPKTVMSAYYSFSYPLRLSEDDRLGIQYLYGAKPQVLPPPPTPAPRTLVPKTETNELNPDACQTDFDAVSMIRGELFFFKSGYVWRIRDPGGSARLQIGYPALASRHWKGIPTKIDAAFEDKSGNIWFFQDDNYWVFDAEMHIRGPESIRSLGLSTSSIQAALRWGHDPNYNIYFFKSGSYWRFSPRENRVESPQPRSMQYWTGIPEDVDAAFRDTHGFAHFIRGRQYWKFDPVGMNSLEGYPRYIGMDFFGCRNE, encoded by the exons GCCTCTGAGAAGTCCCCGGACCTGAAGAAGAGGGGGAAGGCTCCTCACCTTCAGGGTTCGGTGAAGGAGGCGAGTCCGTCCACCAACGCTTCCAACACATGGAACCGGCCGCGCTGTGGCGTACCGGACTTCCCCAACCAGAAGGAGCTGCAGTACCAAGGTCGACACCGCCAGAGACGCTTCGTTCTGCATGGAGGACGTTTCGACAAGAAGGATCTCACCTACAA GATCGAACGCTTCCCCTGGCAGATGGACGAGGAGAAGGTGCGGCGTGTGATCCGGGAGGCGGTGAAGATCTGGAGCGATGTCACACCTCTGACTTTCACCGAGGTCCGCAGAGGGATTGCCGACATCCGGATCGACTTTTCCAG CTACTGGCATGGAGACAACCTCCCGTTTGACGGTCCAGGTGGGATTCTAGCTCACGCCTTCTTCCCGAAAACGCATCGGCAGGGCGACATTCACTTCGACTACGACGAGTCCTGGACTCTGGGGAACTACATGG GTACAGACCTTCTGCAGGTCGCCGCCCATGAGTTTGGGCATGTCCTGGGCCTGCAGCACTCACGTAAGCCCAAAACCGTCATGTCCGCGTACTACTCCTTCTCCTACCCACTGAGGCTGAGCGAAGACGACAGACTAGGCATCCAGTACCTGTACGGAGCTAAACCCCAGGTCCTGCCCCCACCGCCAACCCCGGCTCCAAGGACTCTGGTCCCCAAAACAGAGACCAACGAACTTAAT CCTGACGCCTGTCAGACGGATTTTGACGCCGTGTCGATGATCCGAGGGGAGCTGTTCTTCTTTAAGTCGGGCTACGTTTGGAGGATCAGGGATCCTGGAGGATCGGCGCGTCTGCAGATCGGCTATCCGGCGCTGGCCTCCCGACACTGGAAGGGGATCCCGACCAAGATCGACGCCGCCTTTGAGGACAAGTCAGGGAATATTTGGTTCTTTCAAG ATGATAACTACTGGGTGTTTGACGCTGAGATGCACATCAGGGGCCCCGAGTCCATCAGGAGTTTAGGATTGTCCACATCCAGCATCCAGGCTGCACTTCGCTGGGGTCACGACCCTAACTACAACATCTACTTCTTCAAGTCCGGAAGCTACTGGAGGTTCAGTCCCCGTGAGAACCGGGTCGAGTCGCCCCAACCGCGCAGCATGCAGTACTGGACCGGCATTCCTGAGGATGTTGATGCTGCCTTCAGGGACACTCACG GCTTTGCTCATTTTATCCGAGGACGTCAGTACTGGAAGTTCGATCCTGTTGGCATGAACTCGTTGGAAGGTTACCCACGATACATCGGCATGGATTTCTTTGGGTGCAGGAACGAGTGA